A genome region from Manis pentadactyla isolate mManPen7 chromosome 5, mManPen7.hap1, whole genome shotgun sequence includes the following:
- the LOC130683918 gene encoding atherin-like — MRRARGRRGGRNHIRDLAPPRPAPPRPPFPTLACCPLARRAGLPLNMAAPLARGRSVPCACAMSSLGPDGLSPAVLAAPPLSRLPAGPTRVGARDRGGRARRGWESGGRSACAGLAQPSPPRSLSFPSAEECLAGCPCPGPEAAGRKPPRAEERLLAGPVGPFRGP; from the exons ATGAGGAGAGCGCGGGGGAGGAGGGGCGGCCGCAACCACATCCGGGACCTcgcgccgccccgccccgccccgccccgccccccctTCCCCACGCTCGCTTGCTGTCCATTGGCTCGCCGCGCAGGCCTTCCTTTAAATATGGCCGCGCCGCTGGCCCGGGGGCGGTCCGTGCCCTGCGCCTGCGCAATGAGCTCCCTCGGCCCGGACGGGCTTTCCCCGGCGGTCCTCGCCGCCCCTCCCCTCAGCCGGCTCCCGGCGGGCCCCACGCGGGTGGGAGCACGAGACCGGGGAGGGCGGGCCAGGCGAGGGTGGGAATCGGGAGGGCGGAGCGCGTGCGCCGGCCTCGCCCAGCCGAGCCCGCCCCGCAGCCTCAGTTTCCCGTCTGCAGAAGAGTGCCTGGCCGGCTGTCCCTGTCCTGGGCCGGAGGCCGCTGGCCGGAAGCCGCCCCGGGCCGAGGAGCGCCTGCTCGCGGG GCCTGTGGGGCCGTTCCGCGGCCCCTAA